CCTCAAGATCAACTTGAAGGAATACTGCAAGTTGCTCTCGCGCCTGGGAATCCCGCAGGTGACCTCGAGCCCGCAGTTCTGGAAGATGACCGCCACCGCTGTCCTCGAACGCCTCCCCATCAAGAATCTAGTGGTGACCGACGAGGATTCGCCGGTTCGCGCCTTCCGCCTGGTCGAAAAGAAGTTCCAGGGGATGCAGCTTCAGCCGCCCGCCATTACGGTGCAAAACGACATTGGTGCCGGCGATTCCTTCTTTGCCGGTTGGCTCTATGCCGATGGCGAGGGTCTAGGCTTCGAGGAGGCCTTGGTCAAGGCGACTGCTGTCGCCGTCGCCCGCTGCGAGGTCGAACGTCCGTGGAACCTGAGCCTGGAACGCGTCGCCGAACTCGAAGCCGAACTCCAGTCCCAAATCGAAAAACTGGAATAAGGTCCTCAGGAGGTCCGGGTGAACAAGACTCTCGTTGCATTTGCCTCCAAGCAGGAATTCAATACACTTTTCCCGCAAATCTCGGCGGTGGTCGCCGCGTCGACTCCTGTTTCCGTGGGTGCGCTCTACGATGTGACCGTCTGCGGTGTGGGCGTCCTTGATTTTTCTGTGAATCTTGCTTCCCAGTTGAGCAAGCACCGCTACGAGCGCGTAATCATGCTGGGTATTTGCGGTGCCTACGAAGGTCGCGATATCCAGGTTGGCGAGGTGGTCCGCGTCGATACCGAGGTGGTGGGCGACATGGGCGTGCAAAATGCCGAGGGCCACTTTATCCCGTGGGGCGAACTTATTGGGGAACCGGTCATTTACAAAGGCGATTCTCCCCGCTTGCTCCCGTTGCGCCTGGCTTCCGTTCGTTCGGTGGTGGGCGTCACGGTCAACACCTGCACGGGCACGCGCTACCTCTCGCTTCGCCGTTCGGGCATGTTCAACGCCGATGTAGAAACTATGGAAGGCGCCGCCTGTTTTGCCGTTTGCAAAAAGTTCGGTGCGTCCGTTTTCCAGTTCCGCGCCGTGAGCAACATCGCGACCGACCGCGACACCTCTGCCTGGAAAATTCCCGAAGCCCTCGCCGCCCTCAAGGAACGGGTCCTGGACAACCTTTAACCCGCGATAAACATTCATCGGCCAGCGATAAACATCCTTCGACCCGCGATAAACGTCCCGCCCCCGCACCAATTATCCATCATCCATTATCAATTATCAATCATCAATTACCCATGCGTCTTTCCCTCGGCATCTCCACCTGTCCAAACGACACCTTTATCTATGAAGCTTTAATCCACGGGCTAGAAAATTCGCCTTTCGAATGGGATGTGCACTTTGCCGACGTGCAGACCTTGAACGAGATGGTCATGCGTGGCGAACTGGACGTGGCGAAGGTGAGCGCACAGATTTATCCGCAGGTAAAGCGGAACTACCGGTGCCTTGATTGTGGCGGAGCCATTGGTTATGGCTGTGGTCCACTTCTGCTCTCGTCCAAAGAAAACGGGTTTGACCCCGCCGCCTTTACCACGCTCCCTGGACAAAACACCACGGCGGCGCTTCTGTTCAAGTTCTGGTACAAGAACGAATTTGGCGGGACTCCAAAACTCGACTACGCCCTTTTTAACGAAGTCTACCAAGGGCTCCTTTCGGGGCGGGTCGTGCAGGGGGTCACCATCCACGAGCACCGCTTTACTTGGAAGCGCGACGGACTGCATCTTTTGCAAGACCTGGGCGCCTACTGGGAAGCGAAAACGTCGGCTCCGATTCCCCTTGGCATTGCGGTTGCGCGGTGTGATGTTCCTCACAACGTTGTCGCGCAAATCGAATCCGAAATTCGCGAGAGTTTGCGCATCGCAAAAAAACGTGCCAATATTGTTTCTCCGTTTATCGCCCAAAAAGCACAAATTGACGATGAAAATGTCATCGTTTCGCACATCAAAATGTTCGTGAACGACTTCTCCGAGGACGTGGGCGAGGCGGGCAAGAGGGCTTTGGAGCGTCTTTGGGGCTTTTTTGGCTGTTAATAAGCTGTTGATAAGCCAAAAAACGTGTAATAATATCTAAATGTAAAAGTGTTTTTACAAAATCGCTGTTTTTTGCGAAAAACTTTATTTATTTTCCAAAAAGCATCTTTTTTTGGAGATATGCTTATGAGTATAGTTAACGACCTCGATCAAGAAGTTGAAAACTTCAAGCGTGAGTACGAAAAGTTCGAACGCGGCAACAAGTCCGCTGGAACGCGTGCTCGCAAGGTTCTGCAGGACATCAAAAAGACCTGTCAGGAAATCCGTGTATCTATCCAAGGCGCCAAGAAGGAGGAGGAAAAGTCCAACATTCCCCCTGCAAATTGACGTCTAAAAACCTGATAGATGGCATGGATCACTCTTTTTTCCGCAAAAAACGGGCGTTTTTTGCGAAAAACGTTTGACTAATGCCGTTTTTGAAGGTATATTCCCACTTGGGTTTAGATTTGTCAATTTTGGCAAACTATAAGTTCAACGATTTTTATGTGTTCTATGATTGGAGAAACGTAGCAGTATGACCCTAAAGAAACTGGTCTTAATCACGGCCGGGGCTTTGCTTCTTTCTGGAACCGCCATGGCAAGAAATATCAGCGTGCCAGGCGATTTCTCGACGATTGCAGATGCTCTCGGTAATGCCGATGCTGGCGATACTATCAAGGTAGCGCGCGGCACTTATAACGAAAACATCACCCTCATCATGGGTGTCGTACTTAAGGGCGAGGATCCCTTGACTACCATCATCGATGGTGGCCGTCGAGGTCCGACCGTCATGGGTACATCGGGCGCCGAAATGTCGCACTTCACAGTGAGGAACGGTCTCGAAGGTATCCTTTGCGAGAACGCCGCTCCTTATATCCATCACTGCTATGTGATCGACAACCACTGCACGGGTATCGGCGCCTTCATCTCGCTGCCCTGGCTCCGCAACAACGTAGTGTACGGCAACCGCTGGTCCGGCATCCTCGCTTGGGGCGCCAAGTCGCTCGATGCGTACGTCGAACATAACGTTGTTCTCCGCAACGGCTATTCGGGCCTTGCGTTGAAGGGACCGACCAACCTGGTCGCCCGTAACAACATCTTCATGGACAACCACTACTACGGTGTGTTCGCTGACCCTGCTGCTGGTCAGACGAAGGTGGAGTACAACAACATCTACAAGAACTACTATCCGTTCAACCAGTTCATCAAGGTGAACCGCACGAACGTTTCTCTCGATCCGAAGTTCATCAACTACTCTCTCTCCAAGCCGAACTTCTACCCGCAGTCCACCTCGCCGATGGTGAAGCGCGGCAAGGGCAAGCTCGACATTGGTCTTACCACTGCCGAAGTGGCAAAGGAAGAAGAAGTTGTTGAAGAAACCCGCAATCCCGATACCGATGCTGACGGTCTCTGCGATCCGTGGGTTTCCGAAGAAGGTGTTTCCGACAAGTACGCTTCTGTTTGCACGGGCGTTGACAACTGCCCCGAAGAAGCCGAAGACTTTGACGGCTACCAGGACGACGATGGTTGCCCGGATCCGGACAACGACCGCGATGGTCTTTGCGATCCGTGGGTCGAAGCCAAGGCCATGTTCGCCAACTTCGCTCACATTTGTAAGGGCGTTGACCTCTGCCCCGAGCAGTCCGAAACTTTGAACGAATTCAAGGATGACGATGGATGCCCGGACGAAGTCCCGCAGCCGCCCAAGAAGGTGTTCGTCCTCGAAGGCGTGAACTTTGAATCCGGTAAGGCTACCATTACTCAAGACTCCTACATCTCCCTGATGAAGGTGGTCGACATCATGGAAACCTTCTCCGAAGCCACATTTGAAATTGTCGGCCATACAGACAACGTTGGTGACAAGGAAAAGAACATGCAGCTCTCCGCTGACCGCGCCGCTGCCGTGAAGAACTTCCTCGTCGAAAAAGGCATTGCCGAAAGCCGTATGGTCACGAGCGGTAAGGGTGATTCCAAGCCGGTCGCTTCTAACAAAACCCCCGAAGGGCGTGCGCAGAACCGTCGTATCGAGTTCATCCGCACGGACATTAAGTAAAGGAGTAGGTGATGATGCATACTAGTTTCATCAAGAAAGCAGCAGTCTTTGGACTCGCTTTAGCCAGCACTTCTTTGTTCGCTGAGGCTACCTATTCTCCGCACAAGTACCAGCAGAACGACTGGTTCGCAGAATTTGGCGGCAACACCGCCATGTACGTGAACCCGGCTGGAATTTCCGAGACGGAACAGCTTGAATTCAGCGCCGCGTTCTTTAGCTCCATCAGTGGCGAAGCCAGCCAGGAATACGTCAGCTTGACGTTCCCGATGGACTACAAGCATACGCTCGGCTTCTCGTTCTTCGAAAACGGCGCCTCCATTGACGACGGCCCGTCTTACGGCGAATATGCGTTCATGTTCGGTTATGCGTACAACTTAATGCAGTTCCTTGCGTTGGGTGTCGACATCTCCGTCCTTTACATCAACCAGTTCGACGAAGTCAAGCAGCTCACCATGGGTGCCGATATCGGTATCAACTGGAACCCGCTTGCCTCTTCCAAGTACGGCTACCTCCTTGTTGGTGTCGCCATGCAGAACGTTCTTCAGCCTGCGGTTAGCACCGCTGCCGAAGAAAGCGGCATGAAGTTCGTCCTCTTTACCGAGAGCGAAGCCTACAAGATTCCTTCCAACTTGAACGTTAGCTTGTTCTACCGCGGCCTCAACCGCAGCTTGGAAGCCAAGGCCGAAGTCTCCATCATCGACGTGATGCACGAAAGCTCCGAAGGTGGTGAAGGCATGAACCTCGAAACGAGCTTCACCTTGACCTACTACCTCTCCCCGCACCTCGGTGTGCGCGCCCGCTTCACCAAGGAATGCTACCCGGTGATCGGTGCCACGGTGAACGTCAAGGACGTGAGCATCTTCCGTTACCTCGCTCTTGATCTTGAACTCTCTCACGACGACCTGTGGGAAAAGAAGAACCGCGGCTTTATCTGGGCCGTGAAGCTGACCTCCCGCTTCGGTGACACCCGTGAAGAAAAGATTGGCGAAGAACGCTATCGCCGCTTGAAGATTGAACCTGAAAACGACTACCGTGCCGCTATGCGCTTGTACTTGAACCGTCAGTTCCTCGAAGCCGCCTATGCCTTCGGTAAGGTCCAGACCAAGTACCCCGCTTTCCACTTGGTTGACCAGGCTGCGTTCTACAAGGCAAAGTCCTTTGAAAACCTCCGTATGCACAAGGCTGCCAAGGCCGTGTACGAAGACGCTATCAAGCGCTATCCGCAGAGTGACCAGCGCGCCAAGTATCACTTCCAGTTGATGAACATCGACTATAAGGAAGGCAAGTACACCGAAGCTATGGCGAAGTACCAGAACATCGCCCAGAAGTTCGGTGAAAGCGACGTGAAGGCTGACGCCGACTACGTTGCCGGCCAGATCAAGTTCGAACAGGGCCTCTACCAGGAATCTGTCGACCTCCTCGCCGCCATCCTTCCGGGTAACGCCAACTACTTCTACGCCCGCTATACTATGGGTATCGCCTATAGCCGCATGGGCAAGTGGGAAGAAGCCGAAAACTGCTTCCGCGACATTACGGAACAGCCGGTTTCCAACCAGTCTGAACGCGATTTGCAGGATGCCGCCAAGGTGAAACTCGGCCACATCTACTTCTCTGGCGAAAAGCCGGACATTGCTACTGCTGCCCAGATGTATGGCCAGGTCGAAGCCGGTTCCCCGGTGTACGACGAAGCTATGCTCGGTATTGCATGGTCCTTCCTCAAGGTGAACAAGCCGGACGAGGCTATGAAGCCGGCGCAGTGGATCATCAACAACCTTCCGGAATCCTTCCTGATTTCTGAAGCCTACCTGGTGATTGGTTACTGCCACTTCATGAAGAAGGATTACAACGGTGCTGCCAAGGCCCTTGAACAGGCTGAAAAGCGTACCGAACAGCCGGTCGTGACTGTCGCCGCCCGCGATAGCGCCCGCCAGGCTTACGATGCCATGCAGGACCAATTTGACTCTGTTCAGGTGCTGGCCTTGGATCTCGCTCGCCAACTCCCCACCCCGCGTGTGGAAAGCAAGCGTGAAGCCCTCCGTCCGACCTTCGATAAGGCCAACCAGTCTATCGAAGAGTATGCAGCATTTACTCAAAAGTCCATCCAGAGTGACCGCTTCGAATCCAACCGCAAGCGCATTCAGGAAGACGTCGGCTTTACCTTGGCTACTGTGAAGACCAAGATGAGCCAGGGTTCTACAGGTTCGTCTGAAGCTGCACAAGAACTCGAAGATTTGGAGGACCTGGAATAATTCCGGGGCCTCCCCTTTTATGAAACTATAGGTGGATAGAGAACGATGAAAAAAATCATTCTGGCTATGGCGATGATTTGCACCCTAGTGGGTACTTCATTTGCCGCCGATCCTTGCAAGGAAAAAACAAACGAAGCAAAGAAATTGCTTGCCAAGTGCAAGTCCATGGAGAAAGGCTCCGCCAAGTACAAAGAATGCGCCAACTCCTATAAGGTGGCCAAGAACGCAGCTGCACAGGCTTGCCGTTCGGGTGGCCTCGACGAGAAGGGCATGCAGGATGCCATTGCCCAGTGGGAAAAACAGGTAAACAACTGTAAGGGCAAGCAGAACAAGCGCTGCGCCTCCGCCCTCCAGCAGCTGGGTCATTACCAGTTCCAGTTGGAAGAAAAGCTGTTCCTCGATAAGCAGGCTCAGTACGAAGAAGATGTCGCTTGGTGCGCCGACCGCGATAACAAGCCCGAAAAGTGCGCCAACATCGACCAGTTCCCGAAGGCTGACCACCAGAAGTCCCTCGGTTACTTCCTCGAATACATCGATAAGTATCCTAAGGAAGACAAGACTCCTGTGGTGCTCTACCAGGCTGCAGCCGTGCAAGAAGCTAGCGGCGAAGACGACAAGGCCTTCCACCTCCGCGACCGCCTCGTCCGTAACTTCCCGGATAACGGCCTTGTCCCGAAGGCTTGGCTCCGTATTGCAGAATACCACTTCATGAATCGCAAGTTCCGTGACGCTATCTCTGCTTACAAGAAGGTGACTGGCTTCGAAAACCTCACCGGTAAAGAAGCCGCTCTCGCCATGTATCACTTGGCCGAATCCTACTACAATATTGCCGAATACGAAACCGCTGCCGTCAAGTACTACGATTACATCATCGGTGCCGACAAGGGTAAATACCCGAACGACTTGCGCGCAGAAGCTATGGACTTCATGGCAGCCTCCTTCTCTGACCTCGAAGGTGGTGGTGTTGCCGAAGCTGAAGCTTTCTTGAAAGACAAGAAAGTCCCGTTCAAGGATTCCGTGTACTACCGTATCGGTATGAAGAACAAGGACCACGACCGTAACGAAGAAGCCGTCCAGTCCTTCAAGCGTTTGATGTCCATCAACCCGGACTACATCGACGCTCCGCTTGCTGATATTGCGATGATCGAAATCCTCATCATCCAGCAGAAGTTCGAAGAAGCCCAGCAGCACCGTTATGTTGTTGTGAAGCGCTATGACCGTAGCTCCTCCTGGTACAAGAAAAACCAGAAGTATCCGGAATCTGTGAAGAACGCCGAAACGGCTATCCGTGGCGCTATGCTCGACATCCCGCAGTACCACCATGCTCGTGCGGCCAAGCTCACCAAGGAAGGCGACTTGGAAGCCGGCAAGAAGCAGTATGCCGAAGCCATCAAGGCCTACGAAGCGTTCCTCAAACGCTATGCCAAGGAACCGACTTGGGACGAATACAAGGTGCACATCAACTTGGCACTCGTTTACCAAGAAATGGGCCAGCATGCTAACGCCGCCAAAATGTTCAACTGGATTGTCGATACCGACACCACCCGTTATGGCCGTCGTCCGATGGGCTCCGAAGCTCTCCTCAAGAAGGAAGAAGCTGCCTACAACGCTGTTCTCATGATGGACCAGGCTCGTGAAGACGCCAAGAAGAAGAAGGCTGGCGACGATGCCGTTAAGGCTTACAACCTCCCCGAGACCAAGGCTTACTTCGCCCAGGTCGACAAGTACATGAAGAAGTACGGCGAGAACAAGGAAGCAGCAGAACTTGCCTACAACGCCGCCATCGTCCATTACGATGCCAAGCAGTACAAGACCGCTGTGACCGTGCTTCGTGAACTTCGCCAGAAGTATCCGAACCACCAGTACATTTTGCTCATCAGCCGTATGCTTGCTCAGTCCCTCTTGGAATCCGACCAGCTCGACGAAGCCTTGACCGAATTCGAATGGCTCTACAAGCAGTACCACGATGTGAAGGCCACTAAGAACGACTCCATGGCCAAGGAAATTGAAAAGGCTATCGCAGCCGTGCTCTTCCAGAAGGCTGAAAAGGCTGTCAAGAACCAGCGCTACGAAGAAGGTGCCGTGGCTTACTTGGCTCTCGTCAAGCGCTACCCGCTCGTCTCCTTCGCCGACAAGGCCGTGTTCGAAGCCGGTGTCGCTTACGAAAATGCTAAGCAGCACGACAAGGCTGCCGAAACCTTCATGATCTTGCCGAAGTCCTACGCATCTTCCTCCTTGACCATCAAGGGTATCTTGCGTGCGGCCAGCAACTACAAGAAGGGTGGCAAGCCGCAGCAGGCTGCGACCACGTTCCTCTTCATTACGAACAATTTCCCGCAGGATTCCATGGCCTTCCAGGCTATCGGCTTCGCTGCCCAGACTTACGATTCCATTCCGGACAAGAAGAACGCCGCTGTGACCTTCGAGCTCGCCTACAAGCGCTACCCGAAGCACGAAAAGACTCCGGCCTTCCTCTATAGCGCCTGCTTGAGCTACGACGAAGCCAAGATGACCGACGAAGCCATCCGCTGCTCCAAGGACCTCGTTCGCGACTACCCGAAGAGCACTTACGCTCTCGACGCCGCGTTCAGCATCCCGGTTGCTTACGGCAACGCCAAGAAATGGGATCTCGCTGCTCAGGAATACCACTTCTTCATCAAGAACTACGGCAACGACGACAAGGAAAAGCTCATCGCTGCCTATATCGGTGCCGCTCGCGCCTATATGGAATTGAAGGAAGAAGAAAAGGCTGTTGAAGATTACCGCAAGACTCTCGAAGCCTACGACAAGTACGGTCTTCAGATCAAGAATGCTGACCCGGGCGTCCCGGCTGAAGCTGCCTTCTTCCTCGGTGAATACGAGTACCACAAGATGGAACCGATCGTCATCAAGGGCAAGGAAAAGGACAAGGCCAAGGTTATCAAGCAGTTGGTCGAAATCCTCCAGAAGGCTATGAGCCAGTACTCCAAGTCTGCAACCTACGCCTCTGAAAAGTGGACCTTCCGTGCCACCAACAAGATGGGTATGCTCTTTGTGACCATGGCCGCCAAGATCCGTGAACAGGAACTCAACGGCAAGAAGGAAGAAGAAAAGTTCGCAGAACGCATCGGTATTGTGCAACAGCTGCCGAGCTACTACGAACAGGCTCGTCCGATTTTCCAGAAGAACATTGACCTTGCTCGTGACCAGGGCTTCTACAACAAGGACGTGGTCGAGGCCGAAGAAGGTTACATTGAAATGTACTACCAGGGCTGCGCCGTGTTCGTTGAAGTTGCCGATGCATTCGCCAACTCCCCGCTCCCCGACTCCGCCGCCATTGTGAAGGAGTATGTGGAATACGAAGGCGCCGTCAAGGAAGACGCTATCGAAATGGCCCACGAAGACTTGGAAGCCTACCGTGAAGAGTTGAACACTCGTTCCGAAGGAGCCAAGCAGCTCGCCATTCCGCAGTGTGCTACGGGTATCAAGGCTTCTGCTCACTACGGCATTGACAACCAGTGGACCGCTAAGTTGTTCGAACTCCTCAAGAGCTTGGACGAAAATAACGAAACGCTGAACACCAAGATCGAAAAGTTTGACCCGTCTACTTTGTTCGCAGACCCGTCTTACTTCAAGACGAAGGCTCGTTTGGAACAGATCTCCAAGTCCGAAGTCATGACTCCGGAAGAACAGATCAACACCTACCGCGACATTATCAAGGACGCGAAGGCTGAAAACGAAAAGTTGAAGGCTGAACTCGCTGAATTGAAGAAGCAGATGGAACCGGCTCCGTCCACCTCCATGGGTGGTATGGATGACGCCTCCATGGATGCTTCCGAACCGGCTCCTGCCCCTGCTGCCCCCGCCAAGAAGGCTTCGGGCAAGAAGAAAGGCAAGAAAAGGTAGCGGTAAAAACAATTTTACTGGGGAACCTAGTTCATAGGGTTCCCCTTGATTGTAGGGTTTTAGGGCGGTTTTAGAGGCGGTAAAGAAAGTTTTACAGCCTCCTACCCTCCCAAAATGCTCTAAAAAAAATAAATATGAACGAAGAATTTCAAAAAACAAACCAAAAACAACACTCGAAAGGAGTACTCTAATGTCTAAAATGCTTCAATCTTTCAGCCCCGAATCCGATGGTTGGCAGTTCATGTGGATCATCTTGGCCGTGTTCATCATCGGTCTCGGTTTCTCCATTGAACGTATTGTCTACATCATGGTGAAGAGCTCTAAGGGCCGCGCTAAGTTCCTCGCTGACTTCGGTAAGCTGATCAGCTCTCAGAACTTCGACCAGGCTTTGAGCCTGGCTAATGCAACGAACCTCCCGGTCGCTCGCATTATGTCTGCCATTGTCAGCAACCGTGCCGGTGGCCGCGAACAGATGCAGGCCGCTTGCGACGCTGTGTTCCTGACTGAAGCTCCGCGTCTGACTCGTTACGTTAGCATTGTCCAGGTTATGGCTTCCATCTCTACGTTGCTCGGACTTATGGGTACGATTTACGGTCTGATCTTCACATTCGACGCTGTGGCTAACAAACCGGCTTCTGAACGTGCTAAGGCTCTTGCCGACGGTATCGCTATCGCTATGGGTACGACGCTCCTCGGACTTCTCTCCGCTGTGCCTCTCCTGGTCATCGTGGGTATCCTCAACATGAACTCCGAACGCCTTATCCAGGAAATGGAAGAAAAGGGCCTCAAGATTATCAACTCCCTCTCCTAATCATTAACCGAGAGTAATTTTAACTGGAGTTATAAAACATGGCAAAACAATTAAAGAAATCAGCTAAGCCTGAAGAACCGGATTTGCTCCCGGCGATGGGCTTGTTCACTATTCTGATTCCTATGCTTTTGACCATGACGGCTTTCTCTAAGCTTGCTATTGTCGAAGTCAATCTGCCTGAACGTAGTATGATGCAGATGGACAACGAAACGCCTCCGGAACCGGACCAGCAAGCATTGAACTTGTCCCTCGCTATCACCAGCGATTACCTTGTGATTGGTGCTCGCGGTGGTTTCCAGCCGAACGTCTATTTCAAGGAAATGTGGACGTTCCGCTGCAAGTCCGATGCCAAGCTCATTACGCATTCCATGGAAGACGTGAAGTCAGTAGTAGAAAGCGGTCACGGCCCCAAGTGCAAAGATGGCTCTGAGATGGATAAAGAGAAGTATCTCTATGAAATCGAAAGCATCGAGCTCTGGGCTATCCAAAAGGAATCTGAAGAAGATCCCGGCAAGGTTATTTGGGCTGTCTACTCCAATGGTGGTAGTGCCGAAGAACCCGTTGCCGACAGTGCCTACGTAGATGGCAACAACAACTTCATCGCATTGCCGGGTGAAGGTGCCATGGGCCTTACTCCGCCGCCGGCTCTTAAGAAGCCTGCTGCCGGTGTTGCCCTCGCTACCCTTACTCCGAACTCTGCTCGTACGCTCAAACCGGATGTCGCTGCGAAGAACATAATCTATCCGCTTTCCGCTTACGACCTGATTGCGAAGGACCTCATTGCTATCCACACGCAGTTTATTGACCTCGAAGACGTTGATAACATTATTATCGTGGCAAACGATGATACTCAATTTGACAAGATCATCCAGCTCATGGACCGTTCCAAGGAAGCTGGGTTCACCAAGATCAATCTTGCTAAGTTGGGAGGTTAATCATGGCTAGAAGAACTCGTAAATATAGCGAAGACGTACCTTTTTCATTGACCTCCATGATGGACATGATGACCATCATTCTGGTGTTCATGATTAAGAACATGGATGCTGAAGGTCAGCTCTTGACTCAGGCCGAAAACTTGATTCTTCCGATTTCTACGTCGAAGATCCAGCCGAAGACCGTGTCGCTGACTGTCGTGGTCGATGCGAACTATGTTATTGCCGATAATGAACAAGTCGTGCCGACGCCCGACGTTCTTGCTCAGGAAGACCTGCTTGTGACCAGGCTGGACGAAATCCTGAAGGACCGTCGCGCCATTGAACAGGAACACGCTCTTAAGATGGGCCTTCCTGCCGATGAAGCCGGTAACATCATTGTCCAGATCGACAAGAATATCCCGTACGATGTAATGTATAAGGTGATGGCCACTTGCGGCTTCTCCGGTTACACGAACATCGCGTTCGCCGTGATGCAAAAGAACGGCGGGGAGGAATAACTATGGCTAAGAAAAAAGAACAAGTAGATCCGTTAGTAGCGTCTCTAATGCCGGAATCCGACAAGAAGATGGGCGCCATCGCCGGTATCTCCTTGCTTGTCGCTCTTGCAATTTCTCTGTGGGCTTCCATGTACGAAGCTGTGGTCGACGAAGTGATCTTCGAAGAATCTGCAGCTGAAGACCTCTCCGCTTCCATGATGATGGAAGAGAAGAAGGAAGAGAAGAAAGAAGAGAAGAAGAAAGAAGAGCCCAAGAAGCCTCGTAAAAAGGCCGGTGGCGGTGGTAAGCCGCGTGGTAAGGGCCAGCCGAACGCTCCGCAGACTCGCGGCGTGCTCAAGCTCCTTACTGCCCAGACCAAGAACGCCAGTGCCGGTGCTTACGATTTGATGAAGAACCAGA
The sequence above is drawn from the Fibrobacter sp. UWP2 genome and encodes:
- a CDS encoding biopolymer transporter ExbD, producing MAKQLKKSAKPEEPDLLPAMGLFTILIPMLLTMTAFSKLAIVEVNLPERSMMQMDNETPPEPDQQALNLSLAITSDYLVIGARGGFQPNVYFKEMWTFRCKSDAKLITHSMEDVKSVVESGHGPKCKDGSEMDKEKYLYEIESIELWAIQKESEEDPGKVIWAVYSNGGSAEEPVADSAYVDGNNNFIALPGEGAMGLTPPPALKKPAAGVALATLTPNSARTLKPDVAAKNIIYPLSAYDLIAKDLIAIHTQFIDLEDVDNIIIVANDDTQFDKIIQLMDRSKEAGFTKINLAKLGG
- a CDS encoding MotA/TolQ/ExbB proton channel family protein; this translates as MSKMLQSFSPESDGWQFMWIILAVFIIGLGFSIERIVYIMVKSSKGRAKFLADFGKLISSQNFDQALSLANATNLPVARIMSAIVSNRAGGREQMQAACDAVFLTEAPRLTRYVSIVQVMASISTLLGLMGTIYGLIFTFDAVANKPASERAKALADGIAIAMGTTLLGLLSAVPLLVIVGILNMNSERLIQEMEEKGLKIINSLS
- a CDS encoding biopolymer transporter ExbD, with translation MARRTRKYSEDVPFSLTSMMDMMTIILVFMIKNMDAEGQLLTQAENLILPISTSKIQPKTVSLTVVVDANYVIADNEQVVPTPDVLAQEDLLVTRLDEILKDRRAIEQEHALKMGLPADEAGNIIVQIDKNIPYDVMYKVMATCGFSGYTNIAFAVMQKNGGEE